The following are from one region of the Edwardsiella tarda ATCC 15947 = NBRC 105688 genome:
- the ybeD gene encoding DUF493 family protein YbeD, producing MKTKLNELLEFPCEFTYKVMGLAQPELVDQVVEVVQRHAPGDYTPQVKPSSKGNYHSVSITINATHVEQVETLYEELGNIEIVRMVL from the coding sequence ATGAAAACCAAACTGAATGAACTGCTCGAATTCCCGTGCGAGTTTACCTATAAAGTCATGGGGCTGGCACAGCCTGAGCTGGTCGATCAGGTTGTTGAAGTGGTACAGCGCCATGCACCGGGCGACTACACCCCGCAGGTGAAGCCGAGCAGCAAGGGCAACTACCACTCGGTCTCCATTACCATCAATGCGACCCACGTCGAACAGGTCGAGACGCTGTACGAAGAGCTGGGTAATATCGAAATCGTCCGCATGGTTCTGTAA
- the dacA gene encoding D-alanyl-D-alanine carboxypeptidase DacA → MKRKAASLTLKYVAAGSLLAVALTGAARADDVNLKTMIPGVPQIDAEAYILIDYNSGKVLAEHNADERRNPASLTKMMTSYVIGQAMRAGKFGENDVVTVGKDAWATGNPVFQGSSLMFLKPGDQVSVGNLIRGINLVSGNDACVAMADYVAGSQDAFVGLMNNYVKALGLQNTHFETVHGLDAPGQFSSARDMALIGQALIRDVPHEYAIYKEKEFTYNNIRQMNRNGLLWDTSMNVDGIKTGHTASAGYNLVASATEGNMRLISAVMGGRTFKGRETESKKLLTWGFRFFETVSPLKAGREFASEPVWFGDTDRAQLGVDKDVYLTIPRGRMKDLKASYVLNSNELDAPLAKDQVVGTINFQLDGKTIEQRPLVVLNEVQEGGFFSRMIDHIKLLFHRWFG, encoded by the coding sequence ATGAAACGCAAAGCTGCTTCCTTAACCCTGAAATACGTTGCCGCCGGCAGCCTGCTGGCCGTAGCCCTCACCGGCGCGGCGCGCGCCGACGACGTCAATCTGAAGACCATGATCCCGGGCGTGCCGCAGATCGATGCCGAAGCCTATATTCTGATCGACTACAACTCCGGCAAGGTCCTGGCCGAACATAACGCCGACGAGCGGCGTAACCCGGCCTCACTGACCAAGATGATGACCAGCTACGTCATCGGCCAGGCGATGCGCGCCGGCAAGTTCGGTGAAAACGATGTGGTCACCGTCGGTAAGGATGCCTGGGCGACGGGCAACCCGGTGTTCCAAGGCTCCTCGCTGATGTTCCTGAAGCCGGGCGATCAGGTCTCCGTCGGTAATCTGATCCGCGGCATCAACCTGGTCTCCGGTAACGACGCCTGTGTCGCCATGGCCGACTACGTCGCCGGTAGCCAAGACGCCTTCGTCGGGTTGATGAACAACTACGTCAAGGCATTGGGGCTGCAAAACACCCACTTCGAGACGGTGCACGGCCTGGACGCGCCGGGTCAGTTCAGCTCCGCGCGTGACATGGCGCTGATCGGCCAAGCGTTGATCCGCGATGTGCCGCACGAATATGCCATCTATAAAGAAAAAGAGTTTACCTACAACAATATCCGTCAGATGAACCGTAACGGCCTGTTGTGGGATACCAGCATGAATGTGGACGGCATCAAAACCGGCCATACCGCCTCGGCGGGCTACAACCTGGTCGCCTCGGCGACGGAAGGCAACATGCGCCTGATCTCGGCGGTGATGGGTGGACGGACCTTTAAGGGCCGCGAGACCGAAAGCAAGAAGCTGCTCACCTGGGGCTTCCGCTTCTTCGAAACCGTCTCGCCGCTGAAGGCTGGACGTGAATTCGCCTCCGAGCCGGTCTGGTTCGGCGATACCGATCGCGCCCAGTTGGGGGTGGATAAAGACGTCTACCTGACCATCCCGCGTGGCCGGATGAAAGATCTCAAGGCCAGTTATGTGCTGAACAGCAATGAACTGGACGCCCCGCTGGCTAAAGATCAGGTGGTCGGCACCATCAACTTCCAGCTGGATGGCAAGACCATCGAACAGCGCCCCCTGGTGGTACTGAACGAGGTGCAAGAGGGCGGTTTCTTCAGCCGCATGATCGATCATATCAAGCTGCTGTTCCATCGCTGGTTTGGTTGA
- the mrdB gene encoding peptidoglycan glycosyltransferase MrdB (rod shape-determining protein RodA), producing MTENQQKRSIWAKMHIDLPFLLCILAVLVYSAIVMWSASGQDMGMMERKIGQIVMGLVVMLVMAQIPPRVYEHWAPYLYIFCVILLILVDAFGQISKGAQRWLDLGFVRFQPSEIAKIAVPLMVARFINRDVCPPSLKHTGIALILIFLPTLLVAAQPDLGTSILVAASGLFILFLAGMSWRLIGLAVLLVAAFIPVLWFFLMHDYQRDRVMMLLDPESDPLGAGYHIIQSKIAIGSGGLSGKGWLHGTQSQLEFLPERHTDFIFAVLAEELGLFGVLLLLALYLLIIMRGLYIAARAQTTFGRVMVGGLMLILFVYVFVNIGMVSGILPVVGVPLPLVSYGGSALIVLMAGFGIVMSIHTHRKMLSKNL from the coding sequence ATGACAGAGAATCAACAAAAGCGCTCGATCTGGGCCAAGATGCACATCGATCTGCCCTTCCTGCTCTGCATCCTGGCGGTGCTGGTCTATAGCGCCATCGTGATGTGGAGCGCCAGCGGCCAAGACATGGGCATGATGGAGCGCAAGATCGGCCAAATCGTGATGGGGTTGGTGGTCATGCTGGTCATGGCGCAGATCCCGCCGCGCGTCTATGAGCACTGGGCGCCCTACCTGTATATCTTCTGCGTCATCCTGTTGATCCTGGTGGATGCCTTCGGCCAGATCAGTAAGGGGGCGCAACGCTGGCTGGATCTTGGCTTCGTGCGCTTCCAGCCGTCGGAGATCGCCAAGATCGCCGTGCCATTGATGGTGGCCCGCTTCATCAACCGCGATGTCTGCCCCCCCTCGCTCAAGCATACCGGCATCGCCTTGATCCTGATCTTCCTGCCGACCCTGCTGGTCGCCGCTCAGCCGGACCTGGGCACCTCGATCCTGGTTGCCGCCTCCGGGTTATTTATCCTGTTCCTCGCCGGCATGAGCTGGCGCCTGATCGGCTTGGCGGTGCTCTTGGTTGCCGCCTTCATCCCGGTGCTTTGGTTCTTCCTGATGCACGACTACCAGCGTGACCGCGTGATGATGCTACTCGATCCAGAGAGCGACCCGCTGGGCGCGGGCTACCACATCATTCAATCCAAGATCGCCATCGGCTCCGGCGGATTGAGCGGCAAAGGCTGGCTGCACGGCACCCAGTCACAACTGGAGTTCCTACCGGAGCGCCACACCGACTTTATCTTCGCCGTATTGGCCGAGGAGTTGGGGCTATTCGGGGTACTGCTGTTGTTGGCGCTGTATCTGCTGATCATCATGCGCGGGCTGTATATCGCCGCCCGAGCGCAGACCACCTTCGGTCGGGTGATGGTTGGTGGTTTAATGTTGATTCTATTCGTTTATGTTTTCGTTAATATCGGGATGGTCAGTGGCATTTTACCCGTGGTTGGCGTACCTTTGCCCCTAGTCAGCTATGGTGGCTCGGCGTTGATCGTCCTGATGGCCGGGTTTGGTATCGTGATGTCGATCCATACCCATCGCAAAATGTTATCCAAAAATCTGTAG
- the mrdA gene encoding peptidoglycan DD-transpeptidase MrdA, with translation MKPDRNPFRDYSAESALFIRRALVAFAGVLLLTGVLIANLYHLQILRFEDYKTRSNENRIKLVPIAPSRGMIYDRNGTPLAFNRTIYQLEVIPEKVEGLQEQIAALGPIVDLSADDLDNFQKERKRSRRFTSIPLKTALNEVQVARFAVNQFRFPGFEVKGYQRRYYPYGSALTHVIGYVSKINDKDVERLDKEGKLANYAATHDIGKLGIERYYEDVLHGKTGYEEVEVNNRGRVIRQLHEQPPQAGKDIYLTLDLNLQRYIEQLLVGSRAAVVVSDPRTGGILALVSTPSYDPNLFVDGISSKDYRALLNDANRPLINRATQGVYPPASTVKPYVAVSAMSAGVISRNTTLFDPGWWQLPGSEKRFRDWKKWGHGRLNITKALEESADTFFYQVAYDMGIDRLSEWLSKFGYGQYTGIDLSEERSGLMPTREWKLKRYKKPWYQGDTIPVGIGQGYWTATPIQMAKALNILINDGNVKVPHLLLSTRIDGQLVPFRQQESQQIGDIHSGFWEIAKDGMFGVANRPNGTGYKYFNGAPYKIAAKSGTAQVFGYETYNAHTIAEHLRDHKLMTAFAPYDNPQVSVAIILENGGAGPAVGTIMRQILDHIMLGDDNTQLPNATPAPPGVEGD, from the coding sequence ATGAAACCAGATCGTAACCCCTTTCGTGACTATTCGGCAGAGTCCGCCCTGTTCATCCGGCGCGCGCTGGTCGCCTTCGCTGGCGTCCTGCTGCTGACCGGGGTTCTGATCGCCAACCTCTATCACCTGCAGATCCTGCGCTTCGAAGATTACAAGACGCGCTCTAACGAGAACCGTATCAAGCTGGTGCCCATCGCGCCCAGCCGCGGCATGATCTACGATCGCAACGGGACCCCGCTGGCCTTTAACCGCACCATCTATCAGTTGGAAGTGATCCCGGAGAAGGTCGAGGGGCTGCAAGAACAGATCGCGGCGCTGGGCCCCATCGTCGATCTCAGCGCGGACGATCTCGATAACTTCCAGAAGGAGCGTAAGCGCTCGCGGCGCTTCACCTCTATTCCGCTGAAAACCGCCCTCAACGAGGTGCAGGTGGCGCGCTTCGCCGTCAACCAGTTCCGTTTCCCCGGTTTCGAGGTCAAAGGCTATCAGCGCCGCTACTACCCCTATGGCTCCGCCCTGACCCACGTCATCGGCTACGTCTCCAAGATCAACGATAAAGACGTCGAGCGACTGGATAAAGAGGGCAAACTGGCCAACTACGCCGCCACCCATGACATCGGCAAGCTGGGCATCGAGCGCTACTATGAGGATGTGCTGCACGGCAAGACCGGTTACGAAGAAGTCGAGGTCAATAACCGTGGCCGCGTGATCCGCCAACTACACGAACAGCCCCCGCAGGCGGGGAAAGACATCTACCTCACGCTGGATCTCAACCTCCAGCGCTACATCGAGCAGCTGCTGGTTGGCAGCCGCGCCGCGGTCGTGGTCAGCGATCCACGCACCGGCGGCATCCTGGCGCTGGTCTCTACCCCCAGCTATGATCCCAACCTGTTTGTCGATGGCATCTCAAGCAAGGACTACCGCGCCCTGCTCAACGACGCCAATCGGCCGCTGATCAATCGCGCGACCCAAGGGGTCTACCCACCCGCCTCGACGGTGAAGCCGTATGTGGCGGTCTCGGCGATGAGCGCCGGGGTGATCTCACGCAACACCACCCTCTTCGATCCCGGTTGGTGGCAGCTACCGGGCTCCGAGAAACGCTTCCGCGACTGGAAGAAGTGGGGGCACGGGCGGCTGAACATCACCAAGGCACTGGAGGAGTCGGCGGATACCTTCTTCTATCAGGTGGCCTATGACATGGGGATCGACCGCCTGAGCGAGTGGCTCAGCAAGTTCGGCTATGGCCAGTATACCGGCATTGACCTCTCCGAGGAGCGTTCCGGACTGATGCCGACCCGTGAATGGAAACTTAAACGTTACAAGAAACCCTGGTATCAGGGTGATACCATCCCGGTCGGTATCGGCCAGGGCTATTGGACCGCCACCCCGATCCAGATGGCGAAGGCGCTGAATATCCTGATCAACGACGGCAACGTCAAAGTGCCGCACCTGCTGTTGAGCACTCGCATCGACGGCCAGCTGGTACCATTCCGCCAGCAGGAGAGCCAGCAGATCGGCGACATTCACTCCGGTTTCTGGGAGATCGCGAAGGATGGCATGTTCGGCGTGGCTAACCGCCCCAACGGTACCGGTTACAAATACTTCAACGGCGCGCCCTATAAGATTGCCGCCAAGTCAGGTACCGCCCAGGTATTCGGCTACGAGACCTATAACGCGCACACCATCGCCGAACACCTGCGTGACCATAAGCTGATGACCGCCTTCGCCCCCTACGATAATCCGCAGGTCTCGGTGGCGATCATCCTGGAGAACGGCGGTGCCGGTCCGGCGGTCGGTACCATCATGCGCCAGATCCTGGACCACATCATGCTGGGCGATGACAATACCCAGCTTCCCAATGCTACCCCCGCGCCCCCCGGCGTGGAGGGTGACTGA
- the rlpA gene encoding endolytic peptidoglycan transglycosylase RlpA: MRMAHKSWLSLSLACLILAGCTTNDDGVIQAPPQPAYNGPVVEIPGVEPRYEPYIPSANQDYSRNGQRYTIVKDPSNFSQIGLAASYGEENRGNVTASGEQFNPDAMTAAHPTLPIPSYVRVTNLANGRRLVVRINDRGPYTPGRIIDLSTAAANRLNLTQHTKVRIDFIDVAPDGTLSGPGTIGTRVAKQSYALPARPQIDMTASQPAAASLSTSSAMPSQAQSASPAQEQPAVRAIGNPTPATLAPGHENSSMPLSAPASHSGGFLGAPQPLPSGVLEESAPAAPATPAAASTPSATNGASAAAPVARHAAANGHYLVQVGAVSSSTRAQQWQQQLSQRFAVPGKVEAKGAIFRVQLGPFATHGEASALQQRLSREAGQQSFITSAP, translated from the coding sequence ATGCGAATGGCGCACAAATCCTGGCTCAGCCTGAGCCTGGCCTGCCTGATCCTGGCGGGTTGTACCACCAACGACGACGGCGTGATCCAGGCGCCGCCGCAGCCGGCCTATAACGGGCCCGTCGTCGAGATCCCCGGCGTCGAACCGCGCTATGAACCCTACATTCCCAGCGCCAACCAGGATTACAGCCGTAACGGTCAGCGTTATACCATCGTCAAGGATCCGAGCAACTTCTCGCAGATCGGCCTGGCGGCCAGCTACGGCGAGGAGAATCGCGGTAATGTCACCGCCAGTGGTGAACAGTTCAATCCCGATGCCATGACGGCGGCGCACCCGACCCTGCCGATCCCCAGCTATGTGCGCGTCACCAACCTGGCCAACGGCCGCCGTTTGGTGGTACGCATCAACGATCGCGGTCCCTATACCCCTGGGCGTATCATCGATCTGTCGACTGCCGCCGCGAATCGTCTGAATCTGACCCAGCATACCAAGGTGCGCATCGACTTTATCGATGTGGCGCCGGACGGCACCCTCTCTGGCCCGGGCACCATCGGTACCCGTGTCGCCAAACAGAGCTATGCCCTGCCGGCTCGCCCGCAGATCGACATGACGGCGTCCCAACCCGCCGCCGCCAGCCTGTCGACCTCCTCGGCCATGCCTTCGCAAGCTCAAAGCGCCTCCCCGGCGCAGGAGCAACCGGCGGTACGTGCCATCGGTAACCCGACGCCAGCCACTCTCGCCCCCGGTCACGAAAACAGCAGCATGCCGCTCAGCGCCCCGGCCAGCCACAGCGGTGGCTTCCTCGGCGCCCCGCAGCCGCTACCTAGCGGCGTGTTAGAGGAGAGCGCCCCAGCGGCCCCAGCCACACCGGCAGCGGCCAGTACGCCATCGGCGACGAATGGCGCCAGCGCGGCAGCACCCGTTGCCCGCCACGCTGCCGCCAACGGCCATTACCTGGTGCAGGTCGGCGCGGTCAGTAGCAGCACGCGTGCCCAACAGTGGCAGCAGCAGCTCAGCCAACGCTTCGCGGTGCCGGGCAAGGTCGAGGCCAAAGGTGCGATCTTCCGCGTCCAGTTGGGGCCCTTCGCCACCCACGGCGAGGCCAGCGCGCTGCAACAACGCCTATCCCGCGAAGCCGGTCAGCAATCCTTTATCACCAGCGCGCCTTAA
- the lipB gene encoding lipoyl(octanoyl) transferase LipB, whose protein sequence is MQQETLILRQLGLQPYAPVSQAMHTFTDRRSTETPDELWLVEHPAVFTQGQAGKAEHLLNPGDIPVIQSDRGGQVTYHGPGQQVMYVLLDLRRHHCGVRELVTALEESVVRTLDELAIHAYPRPDAPGVYVDGKKICSLGLRIRKGCSFHGLALNIAMDLAPFQRINPCGYAGLQMTQVSDLKAGATLAQIQPRLVHHFTQLLGYHRLEHSQWNPQDYE, encoded by the coding sequence TTGCAACAAGAGACTCTCATACTGCGTCAACTGGGGTTGCAGCCCTATGCGCCGGTATCCCAGGCGATGCATACCTTCACCGATCGCCGTAGCACCGAGACCCCGGATGAGCTGTGGTTGGTCGAGCATCCTGCCGTGTTTACCCAAGGGCAGGCCGGTAAGGCCGAACACCTGCTCAATCCCGGCGATATCCCGGTGATCCAAAGCGATCGCGGTGGCCAGGTCACCTACCATGGGCCCGGCCAGCAGGTGATGTATGTCCTGCTCGATCTACGCCGTCATCATTGCGGCGTGCGTGAACTGGTCACGGCACTGGAGGAGAGCGTGGTGCGTACCCTGGACGAGTTAGCGATTCACGCCTACCCACGTCCCGATGCGCCCGGCGTCTATGTCGATGGTAAGAAGATCTGCTCCCTCGGCCTGCGCATTCGTAAGGGGTGTTCCTTCCATGGCTTAGCGCTGAACATCGCCATGGATCTCGCGCCCTTCCAACGTATCAACCCCTGTGGTTATGCTGGCTTGCAGATGACCCAGGTCAGTGACCTGAAGGCCGGCGCCACCCTGGCGCAGATCCAACCCCGCCTGGTACACCATTTTACCCAACTGCTCGGCTATCATCGGCTCGAGCACAGCCAGTGGAATCCGCAAGATTATGAGTAA
- the lipA gene encoding lipoyl synthase yields MSKPIQMERGIKYRDADKMALIPVKSVAVEREQLLRKPEWMKIKLPADSSRIQGIKAAMRKNGLHSVCEEASCPNLAECFNHGTATFMILGAICTRRCPFCDVAHGRPLAPDANEPEKLAQTIADMGLRYVVITSVDRDDLRDGGAQHFADCIRAIRAKSPQIRIETLVPDFRGRMDRALEILSDNPPDVFNHNLENIPRLYRQVRPGANYEWSLRLLQQFKQQHPDIPTKSGLMVGLGETNQEIIAVMRDLRAHGVTMLTLGQYLQPSRHHLPVQRYVSPDEFAEMKEAALAMGFTHAACGPFVRSSYHADLQAQGIEVK; encoded by the coding sequence ATGAGTAAACCAATTCAGATGGAACGCGGCATCAAATACCGCGACGCCGACAAGATGGCGCTGATCCCGGTGAAATCCGTCGCCGTTGAGCGCGAGCAACTCCTGCGTAAACCGGAATGGATGAAGATCAAGTTACCGGCCGATTCCAGCCGTATCCAGGGCATTAAGGCGGCGATGCGTAAGAATGGCCTGCACTCGGTGTGTGAGGAGGCCTCTTGCCCCAACCTGGCCGAGTGTTTTAACCACGGTACCGCCACCTTCATGATCCTCGGCGCCATCTGCACTCGCCGTTGCCCATTCTGCGACGTGGCGCATGGCCGCCCGCTGGCACCGGATGCGAACGAGCCGGAGAAACTGGCCCAGACCATCGCCGACATGGGGCTACGCTACGTGGTGATCACCTCCGTCGACCGCGACGATCTGCGTGACGGCGGTGCGCAGCACTTCGCCGATTGCATCCGTGCGATCCGCGCCAAGAGCCCGCAGATCCGCATCGAAACCTTGGTGCCGGACTTCCGTGGCCGAATGGATCGCGCCCTGGAGATCCTCAGCGATAATCCACCGGACGTGTTTAACCACAACCTGGAAAATATTCCACGCCTCTATCGTCAGGTACGTCCCGGCGCCAACTACGAGTGGTCGCTGCGTCTGCTGCAACAGTTTAAGCAGCAGCATCCCGACATCCCGACCAAGTCCGGCCTGATGGTGGGCCTGGGTGAAACCAACCAGGAGATCATCGCGGTGATGCGCGATCTGCGCGCGCACGGGGTGACCATGTTAACCCTGGGGCAATACCTGCAACCCAGCCGCCATCACCTGCCGGTGCAGCGTTACGTCAGTCCGGATGAGTTCGCCGAGATGAAAGAGGCCGCGTTGGCGATGGGCTTCACCCACGCCGCCTGTGGGCCCTTCGTACGCTCCTCCTACCACGCCGATCTTCAGGCGCAGGGCATTGAGGTTAAGTAA